A stretch of DNA from Carya illinoinensis cultivar Pawnee chromosome 12, C.illinoinensisPawnee_v1, whole genome shotgun sequence:
TGCTTGATGACTTCAGTTATCTTTCGCCATCATCAATCATCATCCATGTAAATCGTTATTGGAATATCCAATATTACCCTAAAAATAGTTGTTGACACTTGATGTAGCTTTGGTATCGCTACTATTATATCGTGTAGGATGAAACTCTTACAGCTCCGTCGTTTTTGGATTTTATCTGTATCCATATAGGAGTTGTTGGTATGTAACCACGATATTTCTGTCTTTTAAGTAATGAAACTTCTTTTAATATTTAGCTATACggtccttttatatatatatatatatatatattatgtattttatccAATCGagtgaataaaaaatatgtaaaaacgattagttttatttttaaaaaaataaataaaaagttaaaacttggGGATGGGCCATTAATCCTAGTCACATCCACGTCGATTAAGCCCAAGTCTTATCTCTTCCGAACTCTCCAGAATCCGAGATTAGTGCCTCTATCGTGCTTTGAAAAGCCGACATTAtggtttgaaaattgaaatatttaggtTCCTTGCAATAATTTGACGTATATGTACTCCATATTCAGCTCGTACAGGTCCCtataattcttatttgattattttcaataaatataagataattattattacatttttatgtgattcctataatatatatatatatatatatatttatgagtaTTGTTATTGGGCCATTTAAAAGTTATCACTGATATGATCTTCTAGACGTGTTTTCTGATCCTCAGCGATCAAAGTATTTTGGTGACGAGCTGAAACTGCATGGGGATGGACAAGACCCCCGGAAGTCCAAAGTCTTGAGATATAGAGGAAAAATGCTAGTATCCCTCTgaatttctctcttattttaatcgtttatgtaattttttttctttatttaataattaaaaaatgatttttaatatattaatatattttttaaaaatatttaaatatgttaaaaggttatttaaaaaaaaagaaaaagaaaaatttgtctAATGAGCATGCTCAGCGGTCAAAGTTGAGGTTCGGCACACCAGCACCACCCAAGATATAAAATGCCACCTCTCTCAATCCATTTGCATCATCCTTTCCCGATAACCAAACAGATCACTCACACGTGCGCAGCCGCATCTTTCTTGCTTTAAGTTGTCGTGCACGTAATCTTTAGTCAAACCAACGTGTTAATTTCTTCTTCTCTGACTTTGATTCAAATCTCAATCTCTTTCCCAAGTTTTAACTTGTAATAATTCACACCGTTACTATTTAAGCAAGTTGTGAGTGGTGGTGTTGTTTGGAGCTAAAAATGACGATCACAGCCACGCCGAGCGTCGAGGATGGATGTCTCATGGTCGGGGAAAAGGTGGTGTTGACCGGGGTGCCGGGAAATGTTGTCGTTTCTCCGGTTAGCTCCGGGCGCGCGGCTTTCATGGGTGCAACTTCATCTACTCAAAGTTCGCGTCACGTTTTCAGTCTTGGTGTTCTTGAGTGAGTTTCTTGAATCTTAACTCTCTGCCTCCacatttcctttatttattcAATGCATTTCTCTGTTTTCAGCTCTCTGAGCTGGTTGCACCAAATACTACATCTACCTTTgtcccataaaagaaaaaacctatGTTGTCGAGAAATGTAGACCTGATTACTGCATTCTGTTTCGTATAATTCAATGTGAAGAATGTATGTACCAATGGCACtggtcttctttttctttccccttaAAGTTTAACTTGAAAATTGTGTGGTCCTTACAGGCGTGGATTTAAGTTCTTGTCTCTCTTTAGAGAAAAAATCTGGTGGATGATACCACGAGTTGGAAAATCTGGTTGTGAAATTCCCATGGAAACGCAAATGCTTCTCTTGGAAGCAAGACAAGTATCTGTTCTGAACAATGAGACTTCTTCTGATCTAACTACCGAAAACACCTAcattctcttcttgcctgtttTGGATGGTCAATTTAGGACAAGTTTGCAAGGAACTCCCGAAAATGAGCTCCAGTTCTGCATTGAAAGTGGTCAGTTGGCTCTTCTATTAACCACCTTTAGTTTCATGTGCTGAACTAGATCTCATTTTGATCtggtttgttatttttcttttcttcaaaatcaggaGATGATAATGTTCTAACCTCCCAATCACTGGAAGCAGTATTCATAAATTCTGGGAATAACCCATTTGAGCTTATTACAAACTCTGTCAAGTAGGTTTACCACTTACATTGCCTCTTCATATTGATTTCAACATCGTAGCCATTTTCGCATATTGTTACGCTTACGCATGTATACTGATGTAGGACACTAGAGAAGCACAAATGTACTTTTAGCCACATCGAAAACAAAAAGGTAACCAAGATCTGAATAGTTAACCAGTTTGACAGTGTGGGTTCATTTCAATGCAATTGATATACTTCTTGTGTTTGGATTCATAGATACCAGCGTATCTGGACTGGTTTGGATGGTGCACTTGGGATGCTTTCTACACTGAAGTCAGTCCTCAGGGGATCAAAGAGGGTCTCCAAAAGTACAAATAACAAACTCACAAGTTCTTCTGTCAATTACTTGAATAATAGTTGTACCCAATCTGAAACTTATTTATTAACTGAATGACTGTTCTCTTGTGTTCTGTTGTCCTGAAGTTTCTCAGAAGGAGGCCGTTCACCTAAATTCCTGATCATTGATGATGGATGGCAAGAGACTGTAAATGAATTCCAAAAAGAAGGTGAACCACCTATTGAAGGGACAGAGTAAGACTTCCATTCTTTTTATGAGAATAGATCCCTTCTATGAACTAGGAGTAATCTGTATCAGTCAGCTAATTATCCTTTTTTCCCTTTGGTTATCAATAGGTTTGCCACCAGATTGGTAGATATCAAAGAAAACAGTAAGTTCAAGAGTTTGGGTTCAGATGATTCATGCATTGATCTACATGATTTTATTGATGACATCAAAGGCAAATTTGGGTTAAAGTCAGTTTCCAAATCTGGATATGGGAATTCTTTTCTGTTTAACTTGTTGAAAACCTCATTAATTCTGACCATGGGACTTAAATATCCATACAGATTTGTTTACGTGTGGCACGCTTTAGCTGGTTATTGGGGAGGTGTGCTTCCATCGTCAGAAACATTGAAAAAGTACAACCCAAAGATTGCCTATCCAATTCAATCACCTGGTAACACAGGGAACCTCAGAGACATTGTCATGGACTGCTTGGAAAAGTATGGAGTTGGGTTTATAGATCCCCAAAACATCTTTGAGTTTTATAATGATCTCCATGGCTATCTTGCAAGCAGTGGTGTGGATGGAGTCAAAGTTGATGTTCAGAATTTGATAGAAACATTAGGTTCTGGGTATGGCGGACGGGTGTcattgatgaagcactatcaagAGGCACTTGAGCAATCTGTTGCAAAGAACTTTGAAGCCAACAACCTAATTTGCAGCATGAGTCACAAC
This window harbors:
- the LOC122288860 gene encoding probable galactinol--sucrose galactosyltransferase 2 isoform X1, with translation MTITATPSVEDGCLMVGEKVVLTGVPGNVVVSPVSSGRAAFMGATSSTQSSRHVFSLGVLERGFKFLSLFREKIWWMIPRVGKSGCEIPMETQMLLLEARQVSVLNNETSSDLTTENTYILFLPVLDGQFRTSLQGTPENELQFCIESGDDNVLTSQSLEAVFINSGNNPFELITNSVKTLEKHKCTFSHIENKKIPAYLDWFGWCTWDAFYTEVSPQGIKEGLQNFSEGGRSPKFLIIDDGWQETVNEFQKEGEPPIEGTEFATRLVDIKENSKFKSLGSDDSCIDLHDFIDDIKGKFGLKFVYVWHALAGYWGGVLPSSETLKKYNPKIAYPIQSPGNTGNLRDIVMDCLEKYGVGFIDPQNIFEFYNDLHGYLASSGVDGVKVDVQNLIETLGSGYGGRVSLMKHYQEALEQSVAKNFEANNLICSMSHNSDAIYSSKKSAVARASEDFMPREPTLQTLHIASVAFNSLLLGEIVVPDWDMFQSKHDTAEFHAAARAIGGCAVYVSDKPGNHDFKILRKLVLPDGSVLRARYAGRPTRDCLFEDPVKDRKSLLKIWNLNKLSGIIGVFNCQGAGNWLLKEAAQETSSAVSTSSSTSCHVSPHDVEFLEEIAGERWNGDYAIYAFNSGSLSTMPKKGTFEVSLRTLKCEIYTISPIRDFGNGLLFTPLGLLDMYNSGGAIEALNCTMDLLGCTIKVKGRGCGRFGAYSSTKPRCCVVDMKEEQFTYNADDGLLTVKLQGECKLREIEFDYRGICV
- the LOC122288860 gene encoding probable galactinol--sucrose galactosyltransferase 2 isoform X2 — encoded protein: MTITATPSVEDGCLMVGEKVVLTGVPGNVVVSPVSSGRAAFMGATSSTQSSRHVFSLGVLERGFKFLSLFREKIWWMIPRVGKSGCEIPMETQMLLLEARQVSVLNNETSSDLTTENTYILFLPVLDGQFRTSLQGTPENELQFCIESGDDNVLTSQSLEAVFINSGNNPFELITNSVKTLEKHKCTFSHIENKKIPAYLDWFGWCTWDAFYTEVSPQGIKEGLQNFSEGGRSPKFLIIDDGWQETVNEFQKEGEPPIEGTEFVYVWHALAGYWGGVLPSSETLKKYNPKIAYPIQSPGNTGNLRDIVMDCLEKYGVGFIDPQNIFEFYNDLHGYLASSGVDGVKVDVQNLIETLGSGYGGRVSLMKHYQEALEQSVAKNFEANNLICSMSHNSDAIYSSKKSAVARASEDFMPREPTLQTLHIASVAFNSLLLGEIVVPDWDMFQSKHDTAEFHAAARAIGGCAVYVSDKPGNHDFKILRKLVLPDGSVLRARYAGRPTRDCLFEDPVKDRKSLLKIWNLNKLSGIIGVFNCQGAGNWLLKEAAQETSSAVSTSSSTSCHVSPHDVEFLEEIAGERWNGDYAIYAFNSGSLSTMPKKGTFEVSLRTLKCEIYTISPIRDFGNGLLFTPLGLLDMYNSGGAIEALNCTMDLLGCTIKVKGRGCGRFGAYSSTKPRCCVVDMKEEQFTYNADDGLLTVKLQGECKLREIEFDYRGICV